One genomic window of Anguilla anguilla isolate fAngAng1 chromosome 13, fAngAng1.pri, whole genome shotgun sequence includes the following:
- the si:dkey-43k4.5 gene encoding potassium voltage-gated channel subfamily S member 1 — protein sequence MVNENLPRWVSDPEDKLVHINVGGLKQSLCSSTLRKFPDTRLGRLLACHSEEDILQVCDDYDVQQGEFYFDRNPGLFPYVLHFYQTGKLHIMEELCVFSFCQEIEYWGINEFFLDSCCSYRYHDRKLENRHKSWDEDSDVSSVDTSVDEISDLNKDIRQFQDMRCGGLRKCLWLTLENPGYSIPSKLFSLVSIGVVLTSIAAMCINSIPEYQKFDENEKLLEDPTMQALELFCICWFTFEVVTRMLLAPNRRKFFLHPLNVIDIVSVLPIYITFFFDLVAGSESELGNLGKLVQVFRLMRIFRVLKLARHSTGLRSLGATLRHSYREVGILLLYLAVGVSVFSGIAYTAEYEEDVGLDTIPACWWWGTVSMTTVGYGDVVPVTIAGKLAAGGCILGGTLVVALPITIIFNKFSHFYRKQKALEASVRNNNKRRWRRPAEESGGSLDGDSQCLEELEEDEEDEGGGVVNYSYMDVPPSWEGGSAVVRRKEPHHF from the exons ATGGTGAACGAGAACCTGCCTCGCTGGGTGTCGGACCCGGAGGACAAGCTGGTGCACATCAACGTGGGCGGCCTGAAGCAGAGCCTGTGCTCCAGCACGCTGCGCAAGTTCCCAGACACGCGCCTGGGCCGGCTGCTGGCCTGCCACTCCGAGGAGGACATCCTGCAGGTGTGCGACGACTACGACGTCCAGCAGGGGGAGTTCTACTTCGACCGCAACCCGGGGCTCTTCCCCTACGTGCTGCACTTCTACCAGACGGGCAAGCTGCACATCATGGAGGAGCTGTGCGTCTTCTCCTTCTGCCAGGAGATCGAGTACTGGGGCATCAACGAGTTCTTCCTGGACAGCTGCTGCAGCTACCGCTACCACGACCGCAAGCTGGAGAACCGGCACAAGAGCTGGGACGAGGACAGCGACGTGAGCAGCGTGGACACCTCGGTGGACGAGATCTCCGACCTCAACAAGGACATCCGGCAGTTCCAGGACATGCGCTGCGGGGGCCTGCGGAAGTGCCTGTGGCTGACCCTGGAGAACCCGGGCTACTCCATCCCCAGCAAGCTCTTCAGCCTGGTGTCCATCGGTGTGGTGCTCACCTCCATCGCCGCCATGTGCATCAACAGCATCCCCGAGTACCAGAAGTTCGACGAGAACGAGAAGCTGCTGGAGGACCCCACCATGCAGGCCCTGGAGCTCTTCTGCATCTGCTGGTTCACCTTCGAGGTGGTCACGCGGATGCTGCTGGCGCCCAACCGGCGCAAGTTCTTCCTGCACCCGCTGAACGTGATCGACATTGTGTCCGTGTTGCCCATCTACATCACCTTCTTCTTCGACCTGGTGGCGGGCAGCGAGTCGGAGCTGGGCAACCTGGGAAAGCTGGTGCAGGTGTTCCGCCTCATGAGAATCTTCCGAGTGCTGAAGCTGGCCAGGCACTCCACGGGCCTGAGGTCCCTGGGGGCCACGCTGCGG CACAGCTACCGGGAGGTGGGCATCCTCCTGCTGTACCTGGCGGTGGGCGTGTCGGTGTTCTCGGGCATCGCCTACACGGCCGAGTACGAGGAGGACGTGGGCCTGGACACCATCCCGGCCTGCTGGTGGTGGGGCACGGTCAGCATGACCACCGTGGGCTACGGCGACGTGGTGCCCGTCACCATCGCCGGCAAGCTGGCGGCCGGCGGCTGCATCCTGGGAGGGACGCTGGTGGTGGCCCTGCCCATAACCATCATCTTCAACAAGTTCTCCCACTTCTACCGCAAGCAGAAGGCCCTGGAGGCCTCCGTGCGCAACAACAAcaagaggaggtggaggaggccgGCCGAGGAGTCCGGCGGCAGCCTGGACGGGGACAGCCAgtgcctggaggagctggaggaggacgaggaggacgagggaGGAGGGGTAGTCAACTACAGCTACATGGACGTCCCGCCCtcctgggaggggggcagcgcCGTGGTGCGGAGGAAAGAGCCTCACCACTTCTGA